DNA from Dama dama isolate Ldn47 chromosome 5, ASM3311817v1, whole genome shotgun sequence:
tAGTTAGtggagcttgtggctctgacccgagctccagagttaagcaaagggcagtgggtaaatatctacactgattctaagtatgcttatttgactttacatgctcatgctgcaatatggaaagaaagacagtttaaaacagcaacaggagaacctattaaacatttcagagagattgagagacttttaactgctatttATTGTCCTAAAAAAGTAgctgttatgcattgcaaaggacacaatagggatgggagtaaagtagctgaaGGTAATCAGCTGGCTGACTGTCAAGCCAGAAAAGCAGCACTTTATGAAATCCCCTCCctacagacgcctttgatctggacaggtcctgtggaacaggaaaaaccacaacatactgaggaagaattagaaagaaagagaaaagaggagcaaaggttactgataaaggatggttacagtctgaGGATGGAAGATTAATAATTCCTATAAGTGCTCaatagaaaattcttaagggtttacaccaGAATTTTCATTTGGGTGGAgagagtacttaccagatggcttctcgtttgtttgaaggtaaaaatgtaatgaaaactttgaagaacattatcaaaaggtgtgaggtttgtcagaaaaataacccaaaggctgaaaagctagcaaaatctggattacaacgaagtagaaagtatcctggagaggactgggaaattgattttactcatatgccaaaagctaatgggtATTCTTGCTTAaaagtttgggtggatacttttactggacGGATTGAGGCTTTTCCATGtcgtagtgaacaagctaaggaggttataaagattttaatccatgaaattatccccaggtttggactgccatggagccttcagagtgataatggctccacctttaaagctgctgtaactcagggggtgtctaaagctctaggaatagagtatcacttacactgttcctggagaccccaatcctcaggaaaggttgaaatagctaatgacattatcaaaagacatctgcacaaattaactcaagagacacaggacaattggattaaagtcctacccatagctttaatgagggctcaaaCTGCCCCCCAAAaagagggactgtccccctttgaatgtatttatggaaggcctttcttactcacagacattgttatagaccctgaagccttggaattaactagttatgtaactcagctctcagcttttcaacagacaTTAATAGAACTCCGGGAGACTACTTCTGACCCAGCCTCcgagtcaagcaagcctctatttgagccaggaaccaaggtcctcataaaaacattggggtctgggggcccatccctcgagcccctctgggaaggcccttaccaggttattccttcttctcccacagctgtcaaagtgccaggaattgattcgtgggcACATCACACTTGagttaagaggtggcaccctgaccagaactaagtgactttattttatgtctttacctcctatgctctgactttgtatgtttcagatgggcctgataatctatgtgagcctacttctgctgactccaaaaccCCTGAGTTTgccatttgatcctcaagacaatgccttcctgtcctgggctcactcctatgctgcattccacaatcggtctaactgctgggtctgcggagcactcccctcttcatcagtggaagtcttcctgtggtggacatctccacttcaaggaaaagacattctccaagtctgcaaataccttcaacaacaatcatatgtgatgaCTCTTCTtcatctgatgacatctaacaaccttaagatggactgatgtaactatggacataatgtgacttttcactttgatttaaacttggtttaatgactattttgccttacatctgtaacagTATAATGTATAATGGGATTTTCTAAccatctaaaagcttttaatttacaatgGTTGTCTAAGCTCCTACGAGTGCCACAGCTTCCTCCAACTATTAcgtggggcccctggatcagagacactcaatatgagggttaggagaatatgttgcctcaacaacTTAGCGACCACACCtctaaacagcaggaagtagttatggaatgaaaatgacacccctttcccttggcaaaataattctcctaaaagaaaaggggggaatgagagagtcatttcctaggcaggttgataagaagtctaggggtccccaaggagagaggggtctggaattctcaaggaggaagaaaggacaaactttgttTGTCCCTCttcattccttaggattatattaCAATAATGTAtcttgcttgaggacagtctctggaaaaaccttctggctaatcctgttatcttaaggtgtaaattatgggagtaggtctagtgaggtctttacaacctccagacattcttttgattcactgtaataactaattagagagtatataattccattgctaacactagcaagggggtactctttctgcccccttctgatgcctatgtagaagctttctctatctcctttatactttaataaaactttattacacaaaagctctgagcgatcaagcctcgtctctgggcccagattgaattcttctcctctggaggccaagaatcccggcatctttgcATGTTCAACAACAGTCTTTcactgggatagattgaaggtgggaggagaaggggatgacagagaatgagatggttggatgacatcactgactcaatggacatgagtttgagtaaaccctgggagttggtgatggacagggaggcctggtgtgctgcagtccatggggtcttagagtcagacacaactgagtgactgaactgaatgaaagaaataaaggtgacacaaacagatgggaaaatattccatgttcctggttaggaagaatcaatattgggaAAATCACTATACTACAAAatgcaacctacagattcaatgtgatccctatcaaattaccaacggcatttttcacagaactagaacaaaaactttcacaattcatatggaaacacaaaagaccctgaataaccaaagctgtcttgagaaagaagaatgaaactggagggatcaatcttcctgacttcaggttatactacaaagctacagtcattaagacagtatggtactggcacaaaaacagaaatatagaccaatggaacaagatagaaagcccagaaataaacccatgcacctatggataccttatttttgacaatggaggcaagaatatacaacggggcaaagacagcctcttcaataaatgatgctgggaaaactggacaactacatgtaaaagaatgaaattagagcacttcctaataccatatacaaagataaactcaaaatggattaaagacctaaatgtaagaccaaaactatgaaactcttagagagTTTAGGCAGaatactcaatgacataaatcaaagcaaaatcctctattacccacctcctagagtaacagaaataaaaacaaaagtaaacaagtgggacccgattaaacttaaaagcttttgcacagcaaaggaaactataagcaaggtgaaaaaacaaccttcagaatggagaaaataatagcaaatgaaacaactgacaaaagattagtttccaaaatatacaagcagctcatacaactcaatgccagaaaaacaaacaacccaatcaaaaagtggggaaaagatctaaacagatatttctccatagaagacatatagatggctaataaacacattaaaagatgctcaacatcattcggtattagagaaatgcaaatcaaaactataatgagatatcacctcacacccatccaaatggccatcatcaaaaagtctacaaaaaataaatgctggagagggtgtgggaaaaAGGGAtcattcttgcactgttggtggaatgtaaattgatatagccactatggaagatggtgtggagagtccttaaaaaactaggattaaaaccaccatatgacccagcaatcccactcctaggcatataccccaagggaaccaaaattgaaaaagacacatgtatcccattgttcattgcagcactatttacaatagctagaacatggaagcaatctagatgtccatcgacagatgaatggatatagaagtTGTGATACGTATTCACAATAGAAAATTTCTCAGCCTTATAAAGGAATGCATTtgtgtcagttctaatgaggtggatgaacttagaacctattatacagagtgaagtgagtcagaaagagaaagataaatatcatattctaacacatatatacagaatccagaaaaatggtactgaagaatttatttacagggcagcaatggagaaacagacataaagaatagacttatggacatggggagaggggaggagagggtgagatgcatgGAAAGAATAagatggaaacttatattaccatatgtaaaatatatagccaatgggaatttgctgtatgactcaggaaaatcaaacaggggctctgtatcaacctagaggggtgggatggagagggagatgggagggaggttcaaaagggaggaaatatatgtgtgcctatggctgattcatgttgaggcttgacagaaaacaatattctgtaaagaaatgatctttcaataaaaaataaattaataaaaaagtaaaatcaaaataACTGATTATAGAATCAATTACACctacaaaataccttcacagcaacacctAGATTCATGTTTGCATAACTGAGAACTATAGACTAgtcaagttataaaataaaactgaccTTCACAAGGGGAGAATTATTAATCATCAGTGACACTGAGATCCCTTAATGAAGATGTGAATGAAGTTCTTTTCATGTATATCCTGCATCCATTTAACAGTTTGAAGTtaagtatgaaaaaaattttctttcatatgTAGTATATAGGGAAATAATTTTCTCAGCTTAGTGTCCTTGACTGAGTCTTTAGCATAATTACTCCATTTGGGTCATTCAGGGCTTTTGAAGTCAATTATTGACTAGGGGATGCAGTGAACAGATGAGGCCTGGGGTACATTTTGCAGAGTCACTTGTGCCCTGACAGGGGAAATATATAAACTGGAACATATACATTTTCTCTTACTGAAAGGTAAATCAGAATCAAAATCACCCATATGATAATCAAAGAGATAGACAAGTTCTGTCCCCTTCCCCAGAATCAATCCAGGGTGctttttccaggtgactcagttttAAGATAGACTAATCCTCTAAACAAAAGAAGAGATCCCCCCCAAACTCCCATAGCTAACATACTCTCAACAGTGGAAAgcagaaagcatttcctctaagattaagaacaagacaaggatgtccactctcatcacttttattcatcATAATTCTCacagtcctagccagagcaatcagacaggaaaagaaataaaagtgttcaaaattggaaaggaataagtgaaagtgttgctctttgcagatggcatgatattatacacagaaaatcctaaaaacaCCACCAGAAAACTTCCAGAACTCATCACTGAATTTGGTAAAAttgtaaaatacaaaattaacCTACAGAAATGTCCTGCACTTCTATACACTAATagcaaactatcagaaagagaaattaagtaaataatcCAATTtactattacattaaaaaaaaaaaaaaaaaaacaaccctaggAATAGACCTACCTAAGAAGACCTATACTTGGCAaactaagacactgatgaaagaaagagatgacagaaaCAGATGGATAGATATTCTGTGTTCTTGgacaggaagaatcaatattgttaaaatgaccataatacccaaggcaatctacagactcATGCAATCCCTATCTAAATACCAATAGCATTtctcatagaactagaacaaatactttaaaaattcgtatggaaacacaaaagaccccgaagaACCAAAATAATCTTAAggaagaagaacagagctggaggagcCAAACttactgacttcagactatactacaaagctacagtaatcaaaatagcatgacactggcatgaaaacagacacatagatcaatgcaacagaattgagagcccagaaataaactcatgcatttatgatcaattaatctacaacaaaagaggcaaaaatatacaatggagaaaagtcagtctcttcaataagtggtgctgaaaaaactgGGCATCTATatgtagaagtgaagtgaaaattgctcagtcgtgtctgactctttgtgactccatggactgtgcagtcgatggaaatctccaggccagaatactggagtgggtagccttttccttctccagggtatcttacatgtaaaagaatgaaattagaacatcctgtaacatcacattaaaaaataagctcaaaacgGGTTACATACCTAAACAGACTACTGAGTATTACAAAACTCGTAGAGAAAAACATAGCCAGAACACTGACATAATTTGCCACAATAttgttttggatctgtctcctaaaataaaggaaacaaaggcaaaaaCAATCAAATAGGAGCTAATTAAACTcagcatttgcacagcaaaggaaaccattcacAAAGTGAAAGGCCAACCTAGAGAATGAGAAGAAATGTTTGCCAATTACAGGAATGATAAGGGATTAATCCCACATATATAAATGgctcatgcaactcaacatccaaaaaagaaaaatcccaatttaaaaatgagcagaagaactgaatagacaattttcttttctttttttaaaaaaatatttatttggctactctGGGCCTTAGCTGCAGTATGCAGAATCTTCAATTTTCATTGCAGCAAGTGAGGTCATTTTAGCTGTAACATTCAGgctcttttagttgcagcatgtgaactcttagttgtggcatgtggatccTTGCCCACATGAGATCAAATCCTtgccccctgtactgggagcagggagtcttagccagtggaccaccaaggaagtccctgaatagacatttttcaggaaaaatacATATAGCTAACAGATAGAAGAAAAGATagtcaatattgctaattatcaggcaaatgcaaatgaaaatcataatgagatatcacctcatacttgtCAGAATTGCTATCatcaaaaacaacacaaataacaaatgttggtgagg
Protein-coding regions in this window:
- the DYNLL2 gene encoding dynein light chain 2, cytoplasmic isoform X1: MSDRKAVIKNADMSEDMQQDAVDCATQAMEKYNIEKDIAAYIKKMGLIIYVSLLLLTPKPLSLPFDPQDNAFLSWAHSYAAFHNRSNCWVCGALPSSSVEVFLWWTSPLQGKDILQVCKYLQQQSYVMTLLHLMTSNNLKMD